The DNA region CGACGCCCAGGCCGGTCTTGGCGCTGACCTTGAGCACGTCCGCCGGGTCGCAGCCGATGATGTGCGCGATCTCCGCCGCGTACTTCTCGGGCTGCGCGGCCGGCAGGTCGATCTTGTTCAGCACCGGGATGATCGTGAGGTCGTTCTCCAGCGCCAGGTACAGGTTGGCGAGGGTCTGCGCCTCGATGCCCTGGGCCGCGTCCACCACCAGGACGGTGCCCTCGCAGGCCGCCAGGGAACGGGACACCTCGTACGTGAAGTCCACGTGGCCCGGGGTGTCGATCATGTTGAGGATGTGCGTGCTACCGGCGTTGACACCGGTCTTCGGCGCCCACGGGAGGCGGACGGCCTGCGACTTGATGGTGATGCCGCGCTCGCGCTCGATGTCCATGCGGTCGAGGTACTGGGCACGCATCTGCCGCGGGTCGACCACGCCGGTGATCTGCAGCATCCGGTCTGCGAGCGTCGACTTGCCGTGGTCGATGTGGGCGATGATGCAGAAGTTGCGGATCAGCGCCGGGTCGGTACGGCTGGGCTCTGGCACATTGCTGGGGGTCGCGGGCACCTTGGTCCGATTCTCCGTTGGTCCGGGGGCCGGGGGTGTCCGGATCATCGCTGACCGGCTTCCCGGGCGACCGGACGGTCGTCCGATCGAGATAGTTCCTCCCATCTTCCCACCTCCCGCGAGCGGGACGCGCGCCGCCGTCCGGTTCGGGCCCCGCCACCCGCCCCGCGGCGGCCGCACGGCCGCCGGGCCGGGTCCGTTCCCCCGGCCGCGGCGGCCCGGGCAGGATGGCGCCCCATGATCCTCGAAAGCGCACTGCTCGACGTCCTGCCCGGCCAGGAGGAGGCCTTCCTCGCCGCCTTCACCGAGGCCAGGCCACTGATCTCCGTCCAGCCCGGCTTCCGCTCGCTGGAACTGCGCCGCTGCCTGGACGAGGGGCGGGGCTCACGGTTCCTGCTCCAGGTGGAGTGGGAGACACTGGAGGCGCACACCGAGGGGTTCCGGCGCTCCGCCGAGTACCCGCGGTGGCGCGAACTGCTGCACCACCACTACCGGCCGTTCCCCGAGGTCGAGCACTACGGCGAACCCGTCCTGCGTGCCTGAGCACCCGCCCGCGGCGCCGGGGCCGCGCCCGCCCGGTTTGGGGCGGACGGCGCGCCCCTGGTAGCGTTGGCCGCTGCACCTGGCCCCGGCATGCCCTCTCAGCAGGTCCGGCGGCCGCGCGGTGCAACCCTCCCCCAGGCTCCGGCCGGGGGAACCCCCAGAACCGTTTATCCAGACAAGACTGAGGCTCCTTCGTGGCGAACATCAAGTCCCAGATCAAGCGCAACAAGACCAACGAGAAGGCGCGCCTGCGCAACAAGGCCGTCAAGTCCTCGCTGAAGACCGCCCTGCGCAAGGCCCGTGAGGCCGCTGCCGCCGGCGAGACCGAGAAGGCCGCCGTGCTGGCCCGCGCCGCCTCCAAGGCGCTGGACAAGGCCGTGAGCAAGGGCGTCATCCACGCCAACCAGGCCGCCAACAAGAAGTCGGCCATCACCAAGCGCGTCAACACCGCCGTCCAGGCCTGACGCCACCGGGGCCGCACAGACGGCCCCTACCCTCGTGGCCGACCGGCCCTCTACCCGGTCACCCGAGGCGCAGAGAACGACTCGCACCGCACGCGGCCTGCGTTCGCCACGCGGGTGCGGTGCACACAGAGTGACCAGAAGCCCCGAATCATCGGCCTTCTCCTACTGCCCGACCGGTCCCCACCGGTCGGGCAGTACGCGTTCCGGACCGGTTCAGCCGACCCTGGTCCAGCGCTGACAGCCCTGGGTCTTGAACACGACGTCCGACTTCTTGACGGTCACGACGCCCTGCCCCATCAGGTTCTCGTTGGCGATGATCGAGCCGAGCTCGCCGTCGCTGCTCCGGCTCCGCTCCCAGTAGCAGAGGCCGAGACTGCCCGGGCCCTCGGTGCGGTAGGTGCCGGGCCTGATGTCCGTACCGACCAGGTAGGTGCCGCTGCCGGCGATCGTGTCACCCGGCGCGGCGGTGGCGGCGTCGCCGGTGGTGTCGGCGCCGTCGGCGGTGGCGGCCGAACCCTGCGGGACCGCTGTGACCGTGGCGGTCGCCGTCACGGTGGCGGTCGCCGTCACGGTGACGGCCGGGGCCGGGGCGGCGGGGACGGTGACCGTCGCCGTGACGGTCTGGGTGACGGTGGGCTGCGGAGCGGGCGCGGCCGCCTCCGGGGCAGCGCCCGAGCACGCCGTGAGCGCGCCCAGCAGGCCGCCTGCCGCCACTGCGGCCCGGGCCGCGACGGACATGGTGATTCGAACGGGCAAGGTCCCCCCTGGAACACGTGACTGGTGGGACCCGACCCTACCGAGGGCCCGCGGGCGCCGCCGAACTGCCTGTCGCACCCCGAGCCGGGACCGGTAGGGTCTGCTCCCGGCAGCTTCGCCGAGGGCCCGAGGGGACACCACATTGGGGACACCGCCACCACCGCCGCCGAACGGGCCGGGCTTCGCCGGCTTCCCGCCGCAGGCGAGCACTCCGCCGCCACAGGTCCCCGCACCCGGCGGACCGCCCGGCTTCGGGCCCCCGCCCGGACTGCCCAGCTCCCCCGGCGCGCCCACCCCGACCGGCACTCCCACCGTCCCCGGCACCCCCGCCGCCCCGGGCGGCCGCACCGGCGGGAACCTGCGCCGGAACGCGGTCTGGGCCTTCGTCGGCGCGATCCTCGCCTCGGCCGTGTGGACCGGCACCGTCACCCTCGTGCCCGGCCTCGTGAACGGCGGCTCCTCGGCCCGGAGCATCGGCGGCTACCACCCCGTCGACAAGATCTGCGACGCGGGCAAGCTCACCGCGTTCCGGCAGAAGTACAAGATGGTGGACAGCTACCCGCTGGAGCACACCGGGCGCAGCGAGTCGATGGACATCATGCGGTGCTACGCCCTGATGAAGCGGACGGTCAGCGACAGCGACACCCCCGACTACGCCACCCTCGACATCCGCGTCGAACTGCACAAGGCCGTCGACTCCTCACCCGAGTTCGCCGCCACCCGGCACTACTTCGAGCAGCAGAAGTACGAGATCACCGGTGTGCCGGACCTCGGCGAGGAGGCCTACTTCGCCTACGGGGACGAGCCGACCAGCTCGGACAAGAGCTTCCACGACATCAACTACTACCTGCAGGTCCGCGACGGCGGCCTGACCTACTCGCTCTACTGGACCGACAACTACCAGACCGGCAAGAACCACACGCTGGACCGCGAGACCGTCCGCCGCGCGATGCTCGACGACACCCGGGACCTGCTCAAGGCCATCGGCGGCAGGTAGCCGGCGCGGAGCGGTGTCCGGGCAGCGCGGACCTCGGGGCAGCGCGCCCGGGCGGGGCGATGTGCCCGGAGGCCGGGGGCTCAGCGTCCGCACACGGCCCGGTCCGCACCCGTCGTCGTACTGGTGCGGGCCGGGCCGCACGGCGTGCCTCCGGGGCCATCCGGGTGATCAGGTACGCCCGGGTGCGCTCAGTAGGACGGCCGGGAACCGGCGCGGGCGGCCCGGGACACGGCGACCACGGCCCGTTCGAGGGCGAAGGCCGGG from Kitasatospora sp. NBC_00458 includes:
- a CDS encoding antibiotic biosynthesis monooxygenase family protein is translated as MILESALLDVLPGQEEAFLAAFTEARPLISVQPGFRSLELRRCLDEGRGSRFLLQVEWETLEAHTEGFRRSAEYPRWRELLHHHYRPFPEVEHYGEPVLRA
- the rpsT gene encoding 30S ribosomal protein S20, with the translated sequence MANIKSQIKRNKTNEKARLRNKAVKSSLKTALRKAREAAAAGETEKAAVLARAASKALDKAVSKGVIHANQAANKKSAITKRVNTAVQA